One genomic window of Mogibacterium diversum includes the following:
- the nifU gene encoding Fe-S cluster assembly scaffold protein NifU, with protein MLYSEKVMDHFEHPRNVGEIENADGVGEVGNPTCGDIMRIYLKIDNDIITDVKFKTFGCGSAIASSSMATELIKGKSIKEALELSNKAVVEALDGLPSRKIHCSVLAEEAIKAALVDYYEKNGLELPPEIKDFEPSEEE; from the coding sequence ATGTTATATAGTGAAAAAGTAATGGATCATTTTGAGCATCCAAGAAATGTAGGCGAGATTGAAAATGCCGATGGAGTTGGTGAAGTAGGAAACCCAACATGTGGCGATATCATGAGAATTTACCTAAAGATTGATAATGATATCATCACAGACGTAAAGTTTAAGACCTTTGGATGCGGGTCAGCGATCGCATCTAGCTCAATGGCTACTGAGCTTATCAAGGGCAAGAGCATCAAAGAAGCTCTCGAACTATCTAACAAGGCAGTGGTTGAAGCGCTTGATGGTCTACCATCAAGGAAGATACACTGTTCAGTACTAGCTGAAGAGGCTATCAAGGCTGCACTTGTAGATTATTATGAGAAAAATGGACTTGAGCTTCCACCGGAGATTAAGGACTTTGAGCCATCTGAAGAAGAGTAA
- a CDS encoding cysteine desulfurase family protein, with translation MRVYADNAATTYLSDVALNTLLDCLKNYNGNPNSLHTDGQIAKEKLDESREKVAKALNAAKPNEIYFTSGGSEADNQALISAARGLVKKGKKHLISLNIEHHAILHTLRKLEKEGFEVTLLKPQPNGSVDVKDVEDAIREDTALVSIMFANNEMGAVQPIAEIGKLCHEKGVLFHTDAVQAAAHLPIDVQAMNIDMLSLSAHKFHGPKGVGVLYARNGIRLINVIEGGAQERGKRAGTINVPGIAALAAALEDGIEHMEENNAKTIALRDRLIKGLSDIPYSQLNGDPVKRLPGNVNYSFEGVEGESLLLALDMYGIECSSGSACTSESLDPSHVLIGMGVPIEAAHGSLRFSLNEENTEEQVDYIIEKVHQVVEHYRKISPFWDELEKGEREHVI, from the coding sequence ATGAGAGTATATGCAGATAATGCGGCAACAACTTATTTGAGCGATGTCGCACTCAATACGCTGCTAGATTGCCTTAAGAATTATAACGGCAACCCTAACAGTCTTCATACGGATGGACAGATTGCTAAAGAGAAGCTGGATGAGTCCAGAGAGAAAGTAGCTAAGGCGCTTAATGCTGCAAAGCCTAATGAGATTTATTTTACTTCAGGTGGAAGTGAAGCAGATAACCAGGCTTTAATTTCTGCAGCTAGAGGGCTAGTTAAGAAGGGTAAGAAGCATCTGATTTCTCTTAATATAGAGCATCATGCAATTCTTCATACACTTCGCAAGCTAGAAAAAGAGGGCTTCGAGGTTACACTGCTAAAACCACAGCCAAATGGAAGTGTAGACGTTAAGGATGTTGAGGACGCAATCAGAGAGGATACGGCACTCGTATCGATTATGTTTGCTAACAACGAGATGGGAGCTGTTCAACCAATTGCTGAGATTGGAAAGCTGTGTCACGAAAAGGGCGTGCTCTTCCACACAGATGCCGTTCAGGCTGCAGCACACCTACCTATAGACGTTCAGGCAATGAACATAGATATGCTATCATTATCAGCTCATAAATTCCACGGACCTAAGGGCGTTGGAGTTCTATATGCTAGAAATGGTATCAGATTAATAAACGTAATTGAAGGTGGAGCTCAGGAGAGAGGCAAGAGGGCTGGTACGATTAACGTTCCAGGCATTGCTGCTCTTGCTGCTGCCCTTGAAGATGGAATTGAGCACATGGAAGAGAATAATGCAAAGACAATTGCCCTTAGAGATAGACTTATCAAAGGGTTGTCGGATATTCCTTATTCGCAGCTCAATGGAGACCCTGTAAAGAGACTCCCTGGTAACGTTAATTACTCGTTCGAAGGAGTTGAGGGCGAGTCGCTGCTATTGGCTCTTGATATGTATGGCATCGAATGCTCATCTGGATCAGCTTGCACAAGCGAATCCCTCGACCCAAGCCACGTTCTAATAGGTATGGGTGTTCCTATTGAGGCAGCACACGGGTCTCTTAGATTTAGTCTCAATGAGGAAAATACAGAGGAGCAGGTAGACTACATCATAGAAAAGGTTCATCAAGTTGTTGAACACTATAGAAAAATATCACCATTCTGGGATGAACTAGAGAAGGGGGAGAGAGAACATGTTATATAG